From one Ooceraea biroi isolate clonal line C1 chromosome 7, Obir_v5.4, whole genome shotgun sequence genomic stretch:
- the LOC105287756 gene encoding bax inhibitor 1 isoform X1 has protein sequence MATVFNTFVNSFSNTLNAPVRQHLKNVYGCLSLSTVSAAVGAYVHMYTQLLQASLLTSFGTLAVLIALMTTPDNGKNQKLRLGYLLGFAFLSGLGLGPLLELVISIDPSIVVTALVGTTVVFVSFSISALLAERGRWLYLGGTLMSMLNVMILFSFVNLFLRSTFIYQTHLYLGLFVICGFVIYDTQLIIEKHHMGSRDFIMHSLDLFIDFIGVFRHLLVILTQKELSKDSRKRKD, from the exons ATGGCAACGGTCTTTAACACTTTCGTAAATTCCTTCAGCAACACGCT AAACGCACCGGTCAGACAACACTTGAAGAATGTCTACGGCTGCCTATCCCTGTCCACGGTATCTGCAGCCGTGGGAGCTTACGTGCACATGTACACACAGCTCTTGCAGGCTAGTCTGTTGACAAGCTTTGGTACTTTGGCAGTTCTCATCGCCCTGATGACTACACCCGACAATGGGAAAAATCAGAAGTTACGTCTCGGCTATCTATTGGGATTCGCATTCCTATCTGGTCTTGGTTTAGGCCCGTTGCTTGAATTGGTGATCAGCATAGACCCGAGCATAGTGGTAACGGCTCTGGTCG GAACGACGGTTGTTTTCGTCTCCTTCAGTATCTCCGCGCTCTTGGCCGAACGCGGACGTTGGCTGTACCTCGGTGGCACTTTGATGAGCATGCTGAATGTGATGATCCTGTTCTCCTTCGTCAATCTGTTTCTGCGTTCGACTTTCATCTACCAGACGCACCTGTATCTGGGATTGTTCGTCATTTGCGGCTTTGTCATTTACGACACCCAGTTGATCATCGAGAAGCATCACATGGGCAGCAGGGACTTTATCATGCACTCGTTGGACTTGTTTATCGACTTTATAGGGGTTTTCCGACATCTTCTCGTGATACTTACGCAAAAG GAATTGTCCAAGGATTCACGCAAGCGCAAAGATTGA
- the LOC105287756 gene encoding bax inhibitor 1 isoform X2, which produces MTRNAPVRQHLKNVYGCLSLSTVSAAVGAYVHMYTQLLQASLLTSFGTLAVLIALMTTPDNGKNQKLRLGYLLGFAFLSGLGLGPLLELVISIDPSIVVTALVGTTVVFVSFSISALLAERGRWLYLGGTLMSMLNVMILFSFVNLFLRSTFIYQTHLYLGLFVICGFVIYDTQLIIEKHHMGSRDFIMHSLDLFIDFIGVFRHLLVILTQKELSKDSRKRKD; this is translated from the exons ATGACACG AAACGCACCGGTCAGACAACACTTGAAGAATGTCTACGGCTGCCTATCCCTGTCCACGGTATCTGCAGCCGTGGGAGCTTACGTGCACATGTACACACAGCTCTTGCAGGCTAGTCTGTTGACAAGCTTTGGTACTTTGGCAGTTCTCATCGCCCTGATGACTACACCCGACAATGGGAAAAATCAGAAGTTACGTCTCGGCTATCTATTGGGATTCGCATTCCTATCTGGTCTTGGTTTAGGCCCGTTGCTTGAATTGGTGATCAGCATAGACCCGAGCATAGTGGTAACGGCTCTGGTCG GAACGACGGTTGTTTTCGTCTCCTTCAGTATCTCCGCGCTCTTGGCCGAACGCGGACGTTGGCTGTACCTCGGTGGCACTTTGATGAGCATGCTGAATGTGATGATCCTGTTCTCCTTCGTCAATCTGTTTCTGCGTTCGACTTTCATCTACCAGACGCACCTGTATCTGGGATTGTTCGTCATTTGCGGCTTTGTCATTTACGACACCCAGTTGATCATCGAGAAGCATCACATGGGCAGCAGGGACTTTATCATGCACTCGTTGGACTTGTTTATCGACTTTATAGGGGTTTTCCGACATCTTCTCGTGATACTTACGCAAAAG GAATTGTCCAAGGATTCACGCAAGCGCAAAGATTGA